In Candidatus Bathyarchaeia archaeon, a genomic segment contains:
- a CDS encoding PIN domain-containing protein, producing the protein MSPPQTVDTRFFLTHFLAHTDSLRDRSRRKITELQRQNAIVPTIVVHEVYKYEYEESGVEVANLRIDSILRSSFRIIDLSTPIAITAATLRARHRGLPTADAIIAATALHQKARRIVSDDPHFSRIEGLTTEWL; encoded by the coding sequence TTGAGCCCGCCGCAAACCGTTGACACTCGTTTCTTCCTCACCCATTTCCTTGCGCATACCGATTCTCTGAGAGATAGGTCGCGACGAAAGATCACTGAGCTGCAGCGCCAGAACGCAATAGTTCCCACAATAGTTGTTCACGAGGTCTACAAGTACGAATATGAAGAATCGGGGGTGGAGGTTGCGAATTTGCGGATCGATTCGATACTGAGGTCCAGCTTCAGGATCATCGATCTCTCCACGCCGATAGCCATCACTGCTGCAACCCTAAGAGCTCGCCACCGGGGACTTCCAACCGCGGACGCTATAATCGCAGCCACAGCCCTGCACCAAAAGGCTAGAAGAATCGTCTCAGACGATCCACATTTCTCGAGGATCGAAGGACTCACGACAGAATGGCTGTAA